The Streptomyces sp. GSL17-111 region ACGTGCACCGAGGCGTACGACTACTCGCTGGACGAGGAGGAGGGGGAGAACGCCCCGGTCTCCATGCCGGACCTCACCTTCCACCACATCGACTCCGTCAAGGACTGCATCCGCGAGGCCGGCTGGCGCCTCGACACGGACATCTCCTACGAGGACGAGGCCATCTACGGCAAGAACACCGTCCTTGAGCAGGAGCCCGAGGCGTACCAGCCGTTCGACCCGGAGGAGGACAAGGTCTCCCTCGTCGTCTCCACCGGCAAGGAGGGCTGACCGCCCCCTTCGGCCTCCGCATCCCGCAGCGGCCCCCGTACCGTCCGACCGGCCCCCGGCGCGCACCCCGCGCCGGGGGCCGGTCGCGTCGGCGCCCTTCCGCGAAGGCCCGAGAGGTCCGCATCGTGAAATCGGGTCCGCTCGGGACACTGTTGTATCTATGGTGTGCGCATGCCGTCCCCCAGGGTCACCGCCGCCGTGTCCACCGTCGCGTCCACGACCGCGTCCGCCACCGTGTCCACGACCCCGGACAAGCGGCCGCCCGCCGCCGAGCGCGTCTACGCCCACGTCAAAGAGGCCGTCCTGGACCGCCGGTACGAGGGCGGCATGCTGCTGACCGAAGGGGAGCTGGCCGACGCCGTCGGCGTCTCCCGTACGCCCGTGCGCGAGGCGCTGCTCCGCTTGGAGGCCGAAGGGCTGCTGCGGCTCTACCCGAAGAAGGGCGCCCTCGTGCTGCCCGTCTCCGTCCAGGAGATCGGCGACGTCGTGGAGACCCGGCTGCTCGTCGAGGAGCACGCCGCCCGACGGCCCGCGGGCCCCGCGCTCATCGCGGAACTGGCGGAACTGCTGGACCGGCAGCGGGAGCTGGCCGAGGCCGGGGACCTCGCGCAGGTCGCCCGCGTCGACCGGTGCTTCCACGCCGCCCTCGTCCGCAGCACCGGCAACGAGATCCTCACCCGCCTCTACGACCAGCTCCGGGACCGCCAACTGCGCATGGGCGTCGCCGTGATGCACGCCCACCCCGGCCGCATCGCACAGAACATCGCCGAGCACGGTGAGATCCTCGACGCCCTCCGCGCCGGGGACGCCGACGCCGCCGTCGCCGCCGTGCACCGGCACGTCGGCTCCGTGCGCGCCCTGCTGCGGGGCGATGTGCGATGACGGGCGGGGCCGCCGCGCTGCGGCTGCCCGGTGACCCACCGGGCGGGCGCCGCGCCGTCGCCATGTGGAGCATCGGCGTCGCCGTCTACTTCATCGCCGTCACCTACCGCACGAGCCTCGGCGTCGCGGGCATCGAGGCCGCCGAACGGTTCGACGTCAACGCCTCCGCGCTGTCCACGTTCTCCCTGCTCCAGCTGCTCGTCTACGCCGGCATGCAGATACCCGTCGGCCTGCTCGTGGACCGCTGGGGCACCCGCAAGGTGCTCTCCCTCGGCATCGTCCTGTTCACCACCGGGCAGTTCGGCTTCGCGCTGGCCGACTCCTACCCCGTCGCCCTCGCCTGCCGCGCCCTCCTCGGCTGCGGCGACGCCATGACGTTCATCAGCGTGCTGCGCCTGGGCGCCCGCTGGTTCCCCGCCCGGCGCGGCCCCCTCGTCGCGCAGCTCGCGGGCCTCATCGGCATGGCCGGGAACCTCATCACCACCCTCGTCCTCGCCCGCGTCCTCGCGGGCTTCGGCTGGACGCCGACGTTCGCCGGGAGCGCCGTCGCCGGACTCCTCGGCCTGCTGCTCGTGCTCGGCTTCCTCAAGGACCAGCCGGCCGGGTACCGCAGCGACGTCGCACGCCACGACGGACCCGGCTACGTCCGCCGCCAGATCTCCGCCGCCTGGGCCGAGCCGGGCACCCGGCTCGGCATGTGGGTCCACTTCACCACGCAGTTCCCCGCCATGGTGTTCCTGCTGCTGTGGGGCCTGCCCTTCCTCGTGCGCGCGCAGGACCTGAGCATGGAGGGCGCGAGCACGCTCCTCACCCTCGTCGTGCTGTCCAACATGGCCGTCGGGCTCGTCTACGGGCAGACCATCGCCCGGCACCACCGGGCCCGGGCGCCGCTCGTCCTCGGCACCGTCGCCGCCACCGCGCTGATGTGGGCGGCCGTCCTGTACTGGCCCGGACGCACCCCGCTGTGGGCCCTGGTCGTGCTCTGCCTGGTCCTCGGGGCCTGCGGGCCGGGGTCCATGATCGGCTTCGACTTCGCCCGCCCCGCGAACCCGCCCGAGCGCCAGGGCACGGCCTCCGGCATCGTCAACATGGGCGGCTTCACCGCCTCCATGACGATGCTGCTGGCCGTCGGCGTCCTGCTCGACCTCACCGGCGACAACTTCCGCGTCGCCTTCTCCGCCGTCTTCCTCCTGCAGGCGCTCGGCGTCAGCCAGATCCTGCGGCTGCGCGGACGGGCGCACCGCAGGGAACGCGAACGGATCGTCGCGAGCCGCGTCGAGGCCGTCCACGTCCCCGCGCAGACGTGACCGCGCCGCCGGGTCGGGCCGCCGGGTCGGGCCGCCGGGACGACCGTCAGGCCGTCACGGCGAAGTGGGCCAGGATCGCCTCGGCGAGCCGCTGGTCCCCCTCGACCTTCACGCGGTCCGCCACCGCCTGCGGGCGCACCCGGCCGCAGGCCAGCCGCACGTAGGTCTCCCAGTCCAGGGCGAACGTCACCGCCGGGCCGAGGGAGGGGCTCCCGTTGACCGTGGCCCTGCCCTCCTTGTCCACCCGCACCGTGCGCATGAACTCCACCGGTCCGCTGACGTCGAACACGACGGCCGAGTTCGCCGGGGCCGACCCCCGCTCCGCGACCACGGCGGGCAGCGCCGCGATGAACACGTCCCGTGCCACGTGGGCCCCCGGCGCGTCCAGGTTGCCCGGCTTGCCCAGCGCACGCCGCAGGTCCTGCTCGTGCGCCCACACGTCGAACGCACGCTCCCGCAGCAGGTCCAGCATCGTGACGTCGTGCCCCAGCGGATGCCGCAGTGTGGCCTCCGGCCCGCGCTTCTCGTTCCGCAGCTGCCGGGAACGGCGGATGATCGTGTACTCCAGTTCGCTGGTCATCTCCGGGCCGGTGTGGTGCCGCCGGACGTCGACCTGCACCTCCATGCGGCGGCTCGTCTCGTCCGTGACGTGGTAGAGGTCGCGCGGCAGCGTGTGGATCGGGCGCGGATCGCCCAGCAGCTCGCACTCCAGGCCGATCACGTGCGAGACGACGTCCCGCACCGACCACCCGGGAACAGCCGTGGCGCGGTTCCACTCGCCCTCGACCAGCGGCTGCACCAGCTCGGATATCGCTTCGACGGAGTGAGTCCAGGCGTCGACGTAGGGTTGAAGGCTCGGGTGCTCGGTCACGGGGCCCCTCGTGGCAACGGTACGGATCTGTTCGCGGGCGGATGCCCTTCAAGTTAGTCTGCGGGCGGGCACCCGGGCACCGCTTTTGGGTGACGATCGTAGGCGCTTCGAGGCGCGGCTCGGCGCCCGGCGTGGACCTACGACCCAGGGACGAGGAGACCGTGCGCACTTCGCTGATCCAATTCGGTGTCGATCAGGACGACTCGGTCAACGCCCGCCGGACGAAAGCCGCTTCGCTCGTCCGCGCGCAGGAGGGCGCCGACCTCGTCGTCCTCCCCGAGCTGTGGACCGTCGGGGCGTTCGCCTTCCGCGACTTCGAGGCGGCCGCCGAACCGGCCGCCGAAGGGCCCACCGCCGAGGCGATGTCGGCCGCCGCGCGGGACGCCGGGGTGTGGCTGCACGCCGGCAGCGTCGTCGAGCGTGCCCCCGACGGAGCCCTGTACAACACCTCCCTCGTCTTCGGCCCCGACGGCGACCTCGTCACGACCTACCGCAAGATCCACCGCTTCGGCTTCGACCGGGGCGAGGCCACCCTCATGGCGGCGGGCACCACGCCCGTCACCGTCCGGGCGGCGGGCACCACCCTCGGCCTCGCCACCTGCTACGACCTGCGCTTCCCCGAGCTGTTCCGCGCCCTGACCGACGCGGGCGCCCGGCTCCTCGTCGTCCCCGCCGGCTGGCCCGCCGCCCGTGCCGGGCACTGGACGCTGCTCGCCCGCGCCCGCGCCGTGGAGAACCAGGCCTACGTCCTGGCCTGCGGCACCGCGGGCACCCACGCCGACGTCCCCCAGGCAGGGCGCAGCGCCGTGTACGACCCGTGGGGCGACCCGGTCGGCGAACTCCCCGACGCGACCGAGCAGGTCCTCACCGTGGACCTGGACGTCGACCGCGTCGCCGCCGTGCGCGAGCAGTTCCCCGCCCTGAAGGACCGCGTCCTCTGACCCACCCGCCCGGCGGGCGCCGCAAGCGCCCCCCAGCGCATCGCAACACCCCCCTATGCTGGTGCTTTTGACGCGATCATGGAGGGGGGCCGCCATGTCCGAGGACGAGCTGTTCGCCGGCGATCTGGCGTGGTCGGAGGGGCAGCAGAAGAGAGCCGCGAAGTACATCGAGGAGCACCTCGGTCCCGACACCCACAAGGCGGGTGTCATGGCCGACTCGGAGAGCGAGGTCGTCTTCGGCGGCTCCGGCGCGTCGGTCGCCCTCAGCCCCGGCGCGCTCGCCGACTGGGACGTCCGCGACGGCCTCGCCCACCGCATGGGCGAATGGGAGACCGCCTTCAAGAGGCTGCAGGGGCGCTTGGAGCGCGAGCTCGGCGCCCTCCGCCACACGGGTGTCCTCTTCCAGAGCAACGAGGCCGACACGTACTCCTCCTTCCACGGCGTCAGCGGGAAGAGCGCGATCTCCGACCACGCCGGGGGCCACATGCCGTCCTGGGCCGCCGGGCAGCCCTCGCCGCCCCCGTACAGCCGCATATCGGATCTCTGAGGAGCGGACGCGTTCATGCCGGTGGACTACGAGGCGATAGTCGGCGCTGACCTGTCCGTCCTCCACGACGCCTCCACGGCGTGGAAGAGGATGGGGGACAGGTTCGGCGAACTGCACGACGCCTACCGCGACCACGTGAAGGCCGCTGTGGAGGCCGACGAGCAGCGTTCCTGGCGCGGCGAGGCAGCCGGAACGTTCCGGAACCAGGCCCAGGTCACTCAGCAGGAGTACGCAGGCGCACGCAATGAGGCCAGAGCCGTCAGCGGGCTGCTGGAGGACGCCTACACGACACTCAAGTCGTCGCGGCAGCGGGTCCTCGACGTCAAGGCCGAGGCGGAGAGCGCGGGCATGGACGTCGACGCCCACGGACGTTGTTCCTTGAACCTCGGCAAGCTGCCCGAGGACGAGTGGAAGACGTACCAGCACCACCACCTCGCGCGCCAGGAACTGGAGGCGTCCTGGAACCGGAAGATCACCGACGCGGTCGAGGCAGTGCGGCAGGCGGACCAGAACGCCAAGGAGGCCCTGATGGCGCCCCCGGGCAGCATGCGGGAGGTCTACGGCTTCGACACGTCGCTCACGGGCGACATCGGGGAGGTGAACAGCCGGCAGGTCGACGATCTCTACGAGAAGATCAAAAACGGTGAGACGTTGACGACCAGGGAATACGAAGACCTGAACTTCTTCATGGAGGCCAACGAGGGCGACCCCGAGTTCAGCCGGACCCTCCTCACCTCCCTGGGCGGCCCCGACGGCGCCATCCGCGTCCACAACGAGTTGGCCGAACGCGCTTACACCGACGACACGGGGAACAAGAAGCGCCACCTCGACCTGACGAGTCACCTCGCCAACGTCGTCAGCACCGCCACCACCGTCGACGGCGAGGGCACCGCGGCGGACAAGAGGTTCTACGAGCAGTGGCGCGCCGACCTCAAGGAGGTCGGCGTCAAGGAGTACCGGCTCGACTTCACGGACTACGGCCCCAAGGACGCGCAGGACGTGCGCGGCTACCAGAGCTTCGTCTCGCTCCTGCAGCAGGGCAGCGGCTACGACGACCGGTTCCTCCACGACCTCGCCGACGACATCCGCGCCGTCGAGGACCAGGGCCAGGGCGGCGATCCCGACATCTGGGACCTGCGGGGGACCTTCGCGGGCGATCGGCAGCGGAACGGCACGTTCGACGACAGCGGGAACGGGTGGTTCGCGAACGACCCCCTCGACGGTGTCCTCGGCGTCATGAGCAAGGACCCGGCGGCGTCGAACGCCTACTTCGACCCCGCCGGCGAGCAGGGCAAGGACCGCTTCCAGTACCTGGCGCACGACCGGGACTGGGACGTCGTCGACACCTACGACCCGGCCAAGAACTCGGAACAGCCCGGCGACGACAGGGCGGACGCGGACAGCCGCACCGGCTTCGGTGCCGCGCTGGAAGCCGCCATGACCGGCCGTGTCCCCGGCACGGACGCGCCGGAAGACTTCGCGCGGCACAGCCCGGAGGAGATCCGACTACTGGAGCACGTGATCACCGAGTACGCGGAGGCATCCGCCGTCGACAAGGGCGCCATACCCGAGAACATGCGGCAGAACTTCGCCAACACCCTCGCCTACTACCCCGAGGACGTCCACGACATCCTCGGCAGGCTCGGCAGCCTGCCCTCGGACACGAACGGAGTCGAGGTGGACCGCCTCGCGATGCACCAGTTCATCCGCGGGGTCGCCGAGGACGGCACCGCGTTCCGTACCATCCACGACTCCCAGATGTCCTTGGTCGTCGCGGACATCACCGCGTTGGACGCGGAGGAGCTCCGTGAGGGCGGCGAGGAGGCCGGCCAAGTGGCCCGGGAGAGTGGCCAGATCATGGGCGCGTTCGACAACATCCGTGCGGACGTGCTCGGCTCCCTCCGCGACCAGGAGATCGACCAGAACAACTGGAACAAGACGTATCAATATCACCTCGCCGGAGCCCCGGTAACGGGAATTCCGATCATCGGGGACACGGCGCAGCGTCTCATCGACGTGCTCGCCGGTCACCATGCCGCGGATCTGAACGAAGAAGTCACGAACAAGACCACCGAGCAGCTCATCGAATACTACAGAGAGGACGGAGCGCCCCGGTTGGAGAGAATGTTCGTGGCCCGTGCCGAGCAAGTGGGACTAAGTCGTGATGACATGAACAGTGAATCGTTTCAAGTAGACGTGCTTGAGAACGCTGCCCTACGTTATTCGTTCGCCATCGGTGACACCGATGGCTCGATCGGAGGCCGGGCATGAGCGACCCCGAGGAGCCCTCGCGGCGGTGGAGGAGGCGAGCCCCTCTGCTCGTGCTCATCCTGGTGTCCGTGTGCGCCGTGATCGGTGGTGCGGCGCACTGGATGACGGGCGGTGATGACCAGGAGCCCGACCACTGCCAGGGGTACCTGACACACCAGAACCTCTCTCTGCTTTTCATGGGAAAGCCGATTGACTACGAACCCAGTTGGACCTCCTATGGAGAGGATGAAAGGGAGAGCGGTGATATATCCCGCTGCGGTATTGCCCTTCCGAACGGGGACGTCGCGGCGTTCACCACGTCAACTGCCTGGGAGGCGGGTCCTTATCAACCGGCCTCGGGTAGCACGTCCTGGTACCACGATTCCGCTCCTCTGGGATCGCGTCTCCCCGGTTGGACGGAACCGGGCCGTAGCGCGGTGCTGTTGCCGGAGAGTTGCACGGAGAGGTTTCCTTCGGACGGCGAACGTGTGCAGGTGACGCTCAGAATTCGGCACGCTTTCTGGGACAACCGGCTGGAGCCTGAGCGAGCGGTGCTGGCGGAGGCGCTCGTGTCCTACGCCTCGACGATGGCGGAGATCGAGGGGTGCGGCAGCGACGACCTCCGGCTGACCGGCGAGGTTCCGGAGGTGCTGTCGCCGGAGCCGCTCCCGGACGGCGAGCACTGCGGTCTGCCCGGCTTCACCGCGACGCGCTCGCAGGGGGACGGGCCGTCCCTGGAACAGACCGTGGTGGGTGACCCCTCGGACAGTTGGAGCTGTGTGGTGGGGCACGGGCTGGCAGGTGAGGAGAGCCTGGTACCGGCGGCGTTCGCGGTGACCTCGCGCCAGGAGTTCATCGACCAGTACGACCCCGCGGTGCACGCCGATCAGGAGGACGCCACGGTCGAGGTACTGACCTGCGCCGACCAGGAGTATCTGCTGATCATGGCCTTCGCCGCCCTTGACCCTGAGGAAGGCGTCGAGGAGGAGCGAAAGAAGCAGGAACTCGCGGAGAGCCGTCTGAAGCCGAAGGACGAGCTGTACGGCGATTTCCTGGCCGCTGCGAAGAAGTCGCTGGGCTGCCCGGCGTAGCGCCCGCCCCCGCCCGGGCGGGGGTGGGGCGGTGGCAAGCTGGGCGTATGAACGATGCTGCTCCGGCGCCCACCCCCGCGCCCGCGTCCCGCCGTGCCCGTGTCCGTGCCCCCGAGCTCGTCGGGAAGGGCGGTTGGCTCAACACCGGTGGGGAGGACCTCACCCTCGCCGACCTGCGCGGACGCATCGTCCTGTTGGATTTCTGGACCTTCTGCTGCGTGAACTGCCTGCACGTGCTGGACGAGTTGCGGGAGCTGGAGGAGAAGCACCGGGACACCCTGGTGATCGTCGGAGTGCACTCGCCGAAGTTCGCGCACGAGGCCGAGCACCAGGCGGTCGTGGACGCCGTCGAGCGGTACGAGGTGGCGCACCCCGTGCTGGACGACCCGGAGCTGGCCACGTGGAAGCAGTACGCGGTGCGGGCGTGGCCGACGCTGGTCGTCATCGACCCCGAGGGGTACGTGGTGGCGCAGCACGCCGGCGAGGGCCACGCCCACGCCATCGCCGCGCTCGTCGCCGAGCTGGAGGCGGAGCATGGGGCGAAGGGCACGCTGCGGCGCGGGGCGGGCCCGTACGTGCCGCCGGAGCCGGTCGCCACGGACCTGCGGTTCCCGGGCAAGGCCCTGGCCCTGCCCGGCGGCGGCTTCCTCGTCTCGGACTCCACCCGGCACGCGCTCGTCGAGTTGGCGCCGGACGGCGAGAGCGTCGTGCGGCGGATCGGGACGGGTGAGCGCGGGCTCGTCGACGGCCCGGCGGACGTGGCCCGGTTCAGCGAGCCGCAGGGCCTCGCCCTCCTGCCGGGCGGGGAGGTCGTCGTCGCGGACACGGTGAACCACGCGCTGCGGGGCCTGGACCTGGTCACGGGCGAGGTGCGGACGCTGGCGGGCACGGGCGGTCAGTGGTGGCAGGGGTCGGCGACGGGCGGTCCGGCGCGGGAGGTGGCGCTGTCCTCGCCGTGGGACGTGGCGTGGTTCGGCGGCCGGCTGTGGATCGCCATGGCCGGGGTGCACCAGCTGTGGACGTACGACCCCGAGGCCGGCGTCGTCGAGGCGGCGGCCGGGACGACGAACGAGGGCCTGGTCGACGGCCCGGCCGCCGAGGCGTGGTTCGCCCAGCCCTCGGGCCTCGCGGCCACCGCCGAGCGGCTGTGGATCGCGGACTCCGAGACCTCGGCGCTGCGCTGGCTCGACCGGGACGGCGTCGTGCACACGGCCGTCGGCGCCGGGCTGTTCGACTTCGGGCACCGCGACGGCCCGGCCGGGCAGGCGCTGCTCCAGCACCCGCTGGGCGTCACGGCGCTGCCGGACGGCTCGGTGGCCGTCAGCGACACGTACAACCACGCCCTGCGCCGGTACGACCCGGCGACGGACGAGGTGAGCACGCTCGCCACCGACCTGCGGGAACCGTCGGCGGCCGTGCTGCCCGCCGGTGGCGGCGGGCAGGGCGGCGGGCAGGGCGACGCTGCGGCCGGGGCGGAGATCGTCGTCGTCGAGTCGGCCCGGCACCGGCTGACCCGGCTGCGGCTTCCCGAGGAGGCCGTCGCCGTGGCCTCGGTGGCCCACCGCACGCAGCGGGCGGCGACGGAGGTGGGGGAGGGGGCGCTGACCCTGGACGTCCTGTTCACCCCGCCCGCCGGGCAGAAGCTCGACACCCGCTTCGGCCCGGCGAGCCGGCTGCTGGTCAGCTCCACGCCGCCGGAGCTGCTGGTCGAGGGGGCCGGGCAGGACACCGCGCTGCGCCGGGAGCTGGTGCTGGACCCGGCGGTGCCGGAGGGCGTCCTGCACGTGTCCGCGATGGCGGCGTCCTGCGACGACGATCCCGCGAACGAGTACCCCGCCTGTCACATGCACCAGCAGGACTGGGGTGTGCCCGTGCGGCAGCGGGCGGGAGGCGCCACGCGTCTGCCGCTGGTCCTGGCGGGGCTGGACACCGCAGGAGCGGCCGAGGCGGGCTGAGCCGGTGGCGCGCGGGCGCCCGCGAACGGCCGAGGGGCGCACCGCTGACGGTGCGCCCCTCTTCCCCGTTACCCCCGTTTTCCCCCGTGGGAAGTAACTCTCGTACGCGAGTTTCACAGCACTGTCATGGGCGCGGCTCCTTCGCGTCACAGCCCCCGCCGGGGCGTCCTGCCCGTCGCCGGACCGGCGTCGGCCCGTCGCCCGGACGGTTGCGGGCGCCGTGCGGCGGCCGGAGGCGTGGGGGACCATGGGCGTAGTCGCGCCCCGAGTGAGGTGTGTTCGCGATGTCGCGTGCCGGACGTGCGTCACTGCAGCAGTTCTCGGTGTCGGGCCTCGCCGCCGCCGTGCTCGCCGAGGACGGCACGGTGGAGAGCTGGGCGGACACCGCGCGCGACCTGCTGGGATGGACGGCCGAGCAGACGTGCGGCCGGCCCGCGCGGGAGCTGCTCGCCGACCCGGACGCCTGGCCGGGGCCGGTGGAGCGCTGTGCCCGCCCCGGCTGGGAGGGCGAGGTCACGCTGCGGCACGTGGACGGGAGCGAGGTGCCCGTGGGGCTGCGGGTGCTCACGCTGCACGACCGGGCAGACGCGCGGGGGCGCGCCCACGCCCGCCGCAGCCGCCTCGTCCTCGGGGCCCGGGCGGAGCTGCTCCACCTGTGGCGGCAGAGCCACTCCCTGGTGGAGGGCCTGTTCACCCAGCAGCGCATCGGGCTCGCCGTCTTCGACCCG contains the following coding sequences:
- a CDS encoding NHL domain-containing thioredoxin family protein, whose translation is MNDAAPAPTPAPASRRARVRAPELVGKGGWLNTGGEDLTLADLRGRIVLLDFWTFCCVNCLHVLDELRELEEKHRDTLVIVGVHSPKFAHEAEHQAVVDAVERYEVAHPVLDDPELATWKQYAVRAWPTLVVIDPEGYVVAQHAGEGHAHAIAALVAELEAEHGAKGTLRRGAGPYVPPEPVATDLRFPGKALALPGGGFLVSDSTRHALVELAPDGESVVRRIGTGERGLVDGPADVARFSEPQGLALLPGGEVVVADTVNHALRGLDLVTGEVRTLAGTGGQWWQGSATGGPAREVALSSPWDVAWFGGRLWIAMAGVHQLWTYDPEAGVVEAAAGTTNEGLVDGPAAEAWFAQPSGLAATAERLWIADSETSALRWLDRDGVVHTAVGAGLFDFGHRDGPAGQALLQHPLGVTALPDGSVAVSDTYNHALRRYDPATDEVSTLATDLREPSAAVLPAGGGGQGGGQGDAAAGAEIVVVESARHRLTRLRLPEEAVAVASVAHRTQRAATEVGEGALTLDVLFTPPAGQKLDTRFGPASRLLVSSTPPELLVEGAGQDTALRRELVLDPAVPEGVLHVSAMAASCDDDPANEYPACHMHQQDWGVPVRQRAGGATRLPLVLAGLDTAGAAEAG
- a CDS encoding MFS transporter is translated as MTGGAAALRLPGDPPGGRRAVAMWSIGVAVYFIAVTYRTSLGVAGIEAAERFDVNASALSTFSLLQLLVYAGMQIPVGLLVDRWGTRKVLSLGIVLFTTGQFGFALADSYPVALACRALLGCGDAMTFISVLRLGARWFPARRGPLVAQLAGLIGMAGNLITTLVLARVLAGFGWTPTFAGSAVAGLLGLLLVLGFLKDQPAGYRSDVARHDGPGYVRRQISAAWAEPGTRLGMWVHFTTQFPAMVFLLLWGLPFLVRAQDLSMEGASTLLTLVVLSNMAVGLVYGQTIARHHRARAPLVLGTVAATALMWAAVLYWPGRTPLWALVVLCLVLGACGPGSMIGFDFARPANPPERQGTASGIVNMGGFTASMTMLLAVGVLLDLTGDNFRVAFSAVFLLQALGVSQILRLRGRAHRRERERIVASRVEAVHVPAQT
- a CDS encoding DUF6571 family protein yields the protein MPVDYEAIVGADLSVLHDASTAWKRMGDRFGELHDAYRDHVKAAVEADEQRSWRGEAAGTFRNQAQVTQQEYAGARNEARAVSGLLEDAYTTLKSSRQRVLDVKAEAESAGMDVDAHGRCSLNLGKLPEDEWKTYQHHHLARQELEASWNRKITDAVEAVRQADQNAKEALMAPPGSMREVYGFDTSLTGDIGEVNSRQVDDLYEKIKNGETLTTREYEDLNFFMEANEGDPEFSRTLLTSLGGPDGAIRVHNELAERAYTDDTGNKKRHLDLTSHLANVVSTATTVDGEGTAADKRFYEQWRADLKEVGVKEYRLDFTDYGPKDAQDVRGYQSFVSLLQQGSGYDDRFLHDLADDIRAVEDQGQGGDPDIWDLRGTFAGDRQRNGTFDDSGNGWFANDPLDGVLGVMSKDPAASNAYFDPAGEQGKDRFQYLAHDRDWDVVDTYDPAKNSEQPGDDRADADSRTGFGAALEAAMTGRVPGTDAPEDFARHSPEEIRLLEHVITEYAEASAVDKGAIPENMRQNFANTLAYYPEDVHDILGRLGSLPSDTNGVEVDRLAMHQFIRGVAEDGTAFRTIHDSQMSLVVADITALDAEELREGGEEAGQVARESGQIMGAFDNIRADVLGSLRDQEIDQNNWNKTYQYHLAGAPVTGIPIIGDTAQRLIDVLAGHHAADLNEEVTNKTTEQLIEYYREDGAPRLERMFVARAEQVGLSRDDMNSESFQVDVLENAALRYSFAIGDTDGSIGGRA
- a CDS encoding GntR family transcriptional regulator codes for the protein MPSPRVTAAVSTVASTTASATVSTTPDKRPPAAERVYAHVKEAVLDRRYEGGMLLTEGELADAVGVSRTPVREALLRLEAEGLLRLYPKKGALVLPVSVQEIGDVVETRLLVEEHAARRPAGPALIAELAELLDRQRELAEAGDLAQVARVDRCFHAALVRSTGNEILTRLYDQLRDRQLRMGVAVMHAHPGRIAQNIAEHGEILDALRAGDADAAVAAVHRHVGSVRALLRGDVR
- a CDS encoding maleylpyruvate isomerase family mycothiol-dependent enzyme; the encoded protein is MTEHPSLQPYVDAWTHSVEAISELVQPLVEGEWNRATAVPGWSVRDVVSHVIGLECELLGDPRPIHTLPRDLYHVTDETSRRMEVQVDVRRHHTGPEMTSELEYTIIRRSRQLRNEKRGPEATLRHPLGHDVTMLDLLRERAFDVWAHEQDLRRALGKPGNLDAPGAHVARDVFIAALPAVVAERGSAPANSAVVFDVSGPVEFMRTVRVDKEGRATVNGSPSLGPAVTFALDWETYVRLACGRVRPQAVADRVKVEGDQRLAEAILAHFAVTA
- a CDS encoding carbon-nitrogen family hydrolase, which translates into the protein MRTSLIQFGVDQDDSVNARRTKAASLVRAQEGADLVVLPELWTVGAFAFRDFEAAAEPAAEGPTAEAMSAAARDAGVWLHAGSVVERAPDGALYNTSLVFGPDGDLVTTYRKIHRFGFDRGEATLMAAGTTPVTVRAAGTTLGLATCYDLRFPELFRALTDAGARLLVVPAGWPAARAGHWTLLARARAVENQAYVLACGTAGTHADVPQAGRSAVYDPWGDPVGELPDATEQVLTVDLDVDRVAAVREQFPALKDRVL